From Lepus europaeus isolate LE1 chromosome 3, mLepTim1.pri, whole genome shotgun sequence, a single genomic window includes:
- the KIAA0408 gene encoding uncharacterized protein KIAA0408 homolog, whose product MDLHKQWENTEIDWHKEKMELLDQFDNERKEWESQWKIMQKKIEELCQEVKLRRKINMNERAKMVVLDHEKATQDKMVDPSSDYPKSGQHELTKMNHRHGLEKEKKTEQSSLGEGNQMCKEQKAAKTSKVGFMNPLGTENQKECEVWPGLGTSERESRSCSGALSIALEELAKVSEELCSFQEEIRKQSNHRRMKSDSFLQKMPTVINMPPGDHMINNGQCILPVNLVKGKERNRKNLNCINMLQSKSVQRSGIDLQRNETPPVPPPRSTSRNFPMPYSEKAYENLKHILDHHSWVTHEGPGEWNCNRHSLLRQREMPTLCPDEGKTLKDGIFSSLESEVKIDSKPPCNENVGLSTGSYDTGKDAKNSPPTLRFQKTCSTPNKSKYESMIPDPPAQSHADLHVSNDCSSVVIQGSSPLRSFNGGFERTTRNETLAAKTDEFNRTVFRTDRNCRAVQQSQNYSESSEDVKYCDNLTTNPGNISKSDSASSSLKTSAHMPVPMENVPDNSAKKLTTGLVRQMPELTGPSSYRNMLHEHNWKPSNLSGRPRSADPRSNYGVVEKLLKTYETSTGSALQNSKCFQDQWTKCNSDVGNGATLSRHLEMIQMEQEFQRNPAMCRVQQVKQVIDRKKITEESLAVKAFPGKGFSRPARPANRRLPSRWASRSPSAPPALRRTANSCTISLQSEAKMV is encoded by the exons ATGGACCTACATAAGCAGTGGGAGAACACAGAGATTGACTGGCACAAGGAGAAAATGGAATTGCTGGACCAGTTTGacaatgaaagaaaagaatgggAAAGTCAATGGAAGATCATGCAGAAGAAGATAGAAGAG CTTTGTCAGGAAGTAAAGCTTCGGAGGAAAATCAACATGAATGAACGTGCTAAGATGGTTGTTCTTGATCATGAAAAGGCCACTCAGGATAAAATGGTAGATCCTTCTTCAGATTATCCGAAGTCAGGACAACATGAACTTACAAAGATGAATCACAGGCATggtctggaaaaagaaaagaaaacagagcagAGTTCACTCGGTGAAGGAAATCAAATGTGTAAGGAACAAAAAGCAGCAAAAACCTCAAAAGTAGGGTTTATGAATCCTTTGGGCACAGAAAACCAAAAGGAATGTGAGGTGTGGCCTGGTCTGGGGActtctgagagagagagcaggagctgtTCTGGCGCCCTCAGCATA GCTCTTGAAGAACTTGCCAAAGTTAGTGAAGAATTATGCAGCTTTCAAGAGGAAATTCGAAAGCAGTCTAATCACAGAAG gATGAAGTCAGACTCTTTTCTCCAGAAAATGCCAACTGTGATTAATATGCCTCCTGGGGACCACATGATCAACAATGGCCAGTGCATCCTTCCAGTCAATTTagtaaaaggaaaagagagaaataggaaGAATCTGAACTGTATCAATATGCTCCAAAGCAAATCAGTGCAAAGAAGTGGAATCGATCTGCAAAGAAATGAAACCCCACCAGTTCCTCCTCCAAGGAGCACCTCTCGAAATTTTCCCATGCCATATTCTGAAAAAGCCTATGAAAATTTAAAGCACATTTTAGACCACCACAGCTGGGTGACTCATGAGGGTCCAGGTGAATGGAACTGCAATCGTCATTCCCTTTTAAGGCAACGTGAGATGCCTACATTATGTCCAGATGAAGGGAAGACTCTGAAAGATGGCATATTTTCCTctttggaatcagaagtgaaaatAGATAGCAAGCCTCCATGTAATGAAAATGTTGGTCTTAGCACGGGGTCATATGACACTGGGAAAGATGCCAAAAACAGCCCTCCTACTCTGCGGTTTCAGAAAACCTGCTCCACCCCCAATAAGTCAAAATATGAAAGCATGATCCCAGATCCTCCTGCTCAATCTCATGCTGATCTTCATGTAAGTAATGACTGTAGCTCCGTGGTGATTCAGGGAAGTAGCCCACTTAGAAGTTTCAATGGTGGTTTTGAAAGGACAACAAGGAATGAAACACTGGCAGCCAAGACTGATGAATTTAACAGAACTGTATTTAGAACAGATAGAAATTGTCGTGCAGTACAGCAAAGTCAAAACTACTCAGAATCATCTGAGGATGTTAAGTACTGTGATAACTTAACCACAAATCCAGGTAATATATCCAAAAGTGACAGTGCATCTAGTAGTCTgaaaaccagtgcccacatgccTGTGCCTATGGAAAATGTGCCTGATAATTCAGCCAAGAAACTCACAACTGGTCTTGTCAGACAAATGCCGGAACTCACAGGTCCTAGCAGTTATCGGAATATGCTGCATGAGCATAACTGGAAACCAAGTAATTTGTCAGGCCGACCAAGGTCAGCTGATCCCAGGTCAAATTATGGTGTTGTGGAAAAGCTGCTGAAAACCTATGAGACATCAACAGGGTCTGCATTGCAAAACTCTAAATGCTTCCAAGATCAATGGACCAAATGTAATTCTGATGTCGGTAATGGTGCCACATTAAGTCGGCATTTAGAAATGATCCAAATGGAACAAGAGTTTCAGCGAAACCCAGCTATGTGCAGGGTACAGCAAGTGAAGCAAGTAATAGATCGGAAAAAGATAACAGAG GAATCCCTGGCAGTGAAAGCCTTCCCTGGAAAAGGGTTTTCTCGACCTGCTAGACCAGCAAATCGCCGCCTCCCATCCAGATGGGCATCCAGATCACCATCAGCACCCCCAGCCTTACGGAGAACTGCCAACAGTTGCACCATTTCTCTTCAATCTGAAGCAAAGATGGTCTAA